Sequence from the Catenuloplanes indicus genome:
TCTGCACGAGTGCTTCGAGAAGCTGAGTGAACGCCCGGCCACCGACGCCGAGCGCCGCGAGATCGAAGAGCTGGCCGCCGCACTCGTCTTCGACGAGGTCGAGCTGATGCCGGAGGTCGCGGAAACGCTCGCCGACCTCGGCACCCGCCACGAGTTGGCGCTGCTGACCAAGGGCGACGACACGGAACAGCGTCGCAAACTGGCCGCATCCGGCCTGGCCGGGCATTTCGGTAGCGTGCACGTGGTTCGCGAGAAGGATCTGCCGACATACCTGGCACTGACCGAGTCGCTGTCACTCGACCCGGCCACCACGTGGATGATCGGCAACTCCCCGAAATCCGACATCATCCCGGCCCGCCGAGCAGGCTGGAACGCGGTCTTCATCCCGCATCCACACACGTGGGAACTTGAGCACGCCGCCCTCGACCCAGCCGACACGGGCGTACTGGAACTCCCCTCCTTCACCACCCTGCGCAACCACTTCTGACCACACCCGCAGTTAACGGGCAGCGGCCGGCGGCGACAGCGGCCACTGGAACGGCGGTGGGGTTCGGGGTGATCGCCGGCGAACCGGCGGGGAGGAGCCGCTGGGCGACGACCGGTGCCCGCGGGAGCAAGCCCAGCGCGACCACGCCGGATGCGGGAAGAGAGTCGGGAATTTCGCTTCGGTGGAAACGAAGGAGCCCGCGGTGGGCGGCCGCGGGCTCCGTTGCGTCAGATGATCGACAGATGGACGTGGTTCGTATGGTCGCCGGAGGGTGTGCCGCCGCCGGCGTACGATTGCCAGCCGCTCGACGGTAGCCAGATCTGGCTCCACCAGATCACGTAGAGCACGCCGAGCCGGTCCGCGTTCTTGATGTAGAAGTTGGCCAGGTTGTCGCCGTAGGCCTTGTCCGCGCCGACGGCGACGCCGCCGAAGCCGCTGGCCTGGGCGGACCAGTCGCAGGCGCGGCCGCGGGGGTGCTCGCCGCCGTCCTCGGCGCTGCGGTAGCAGGAGACGAAATGGTCGAAGCCGGCCGACTTGGTCTGCTTGTAGGCGTGCAGCGTGCGGGGCGTGATGCAGCCGCCGGTCGTCGGGTCGTCCACGGTGCAGCTCTCGGACGGGAACGACCCGTCGGCAGCCCGCTCGACCGCGACCGCGACCGCCGCGGAGCCGCTGCCGGACTCGACGTTCGCCGCGGCGCCGCCGCCGGCGGCCTTCAGCGCGTTCTCGGCCTGCTTCTTCCGCTTGTCCATGGTCTCGACCTGCTTCTTCTGCTCACCGATCTCCTTGTCGATGGCAGATTTCGCACGGGAGGCCTCGTCCTTGGCCACGACCAGCTCGCGGACCTGCTTCTCCTGGTTGATCGCCATGGTCTCGAGCAGCGTGGCCCGGTCCATGAAGCCCTCGCCCTCGGAGGCGTTGAGGATCGCGACCATCGGGCCGAGGCGCCCGTTGCGGTAGGTGCGGCCGGCGAGCTCGCCGACGGTCGCCTCACGCGTCTTGAGGTCGGCCTCGATCGTCTTGAGTTCCTCGGTCAGCTCCTTCTGGCGCTTCTCCGAGGCCGCGAGCTTGTTCTTCGCCTCGACGAAACCCTTGCTGGCCGCGTCGAGCTGTTCCCTGAGCTGTTCCGTGCCGCCCTCGTCGATCGCGTAGGCGGGCGTTGCGAGCGCGGCCGTGGCCACAGTCGCCAGCAGCACCGAAAGCGCTGCCATTCGCCGTAGGCGCATCATGTTCCTCTCTCGGACCGCCGGCCGGGTTAGCTGACGGGTTCGGGATGGGAACGACACCCCTACCGCTGACGCGGATTCACCCCACAAACGTGGTTCCCCGACTCGCTGAGCGATTTGGCGGTGGTCGCCACGGGCACCGGGCGTGCCCGCCGATGACAACCGGCGGCAAGACTACCCAGTCGCGCCAAGGACGACCGCTCAAGATCCGTAAAATTAAGAATTCCCTATAGTGACGCAAAGTGCCCGCTCAATGACCGGAAAACATAGAGAAACATCGACGCGATACGGGAAAGGCCGCCCCGGCGAACCGAGACGGCCTTCCTTGCACTAATCGTCGAGCAGGCAATTACAGAGAGCTTGCGCGACGAGCCGGGGCGCGGCCCGCGGGCTGATGCGGCTCCGGTCCCACGCCCGTCCGCTCCGGGATTCCCATCGTCACCGGCTTGTCCGCCGACACCGTCACCAGCTCGCCGTGGTGCACGAGTGTGACGCTCTTCTCACCCGTGCCGTTGCGCAGCGAGTAGGTGACCTCGTCGCTGCGCACGTCCACCCGCAGCCGCAGCCCGCGCCAGAGCAGCGCGAACTCCATCCGGGTGATCCGCTCCGGCAACCGTGGGTTGAAGGTCAGCTGACCGCCGTGGTCGCGCATGCCGCCGAGGCCCATCACCAGCGAGATCCACGAACCGCCCAGCGACGCCACGTGCAGGCCCTCGCGCGCGTTGTTGTGCAGGTCGTGCAGGTCCATCAGCGCGGCCTCACCCAGGTAGTCGTGGGCGAGTTCCAGGTGACCGGTCTCCGCGGCCAGCACCGCCTGGGTGCAGGCGGACAGCGACGAGTCGCGGACCGTGCGGGCCTCGTAGTAGGCGAAGTTACGCTGCTTCTCCTCGTCGCTGAACGCGTCGCCGCGCCACAGCATCGCCAGCACCAGGTCCGCCTGCTTCACCACCTGCTTGCGGTACAGGTCGAAGTACGGGTAGTTGAGCAGCAGCGGGTAGTTCTCCTGCGGCGTGCCCTCGAAGTCCCACTCCTGCAGCCGGGTGAAGCCCTCGGACTGCTGGTGCACACCCAGCTCGTGGTCGTACGGCAGGTGCACGGCCGCGCCCGCGTCCCGCCAGCCGGCGATCTCCTCGTCGTCGACGCCGGCCGCGCGCGCCTTGTCCGGGTACTTCAGCGCCACGTCCGCCGCGGCGTAGAAGTTCAGCTGGGCCATCAGGTTCGTGTAGATGTTGTCGTCGACCACGG
This genomic interval carries:
- a CDS encoding coiled-coil domain-containing protein, with amino-acid sequence MAALSVLLATVATAALATPAYAIDEGGTEQLREQLDAASKGFVEAKNKLAASEKRQKELTEELKTIEADLKTREATVGELAGRTYRNGRLGPMVAILNASEGEGFMDRATLLETMAINQEKQVRELVVAKDEASRAKSAIDKEIGEQKKQVETMDKRKKQAENALKAAGGGAAANVESGSGSAAVAVAVERAADGSFPSESCTVDDPTTGGCITPRTLHAYKQTKSAGFDHFVSCYRSAEDGGEHPRGRACDWSAQASGFGGVAVGADKAYGDNLANFYIKNADRLGVLYVIWWSQIWLPSSGWQSYAGGGTPSGDHTNHVHLSII
- a CDS encoding HAD family hydrolase codes for the protein MLVFDADDTLWENNVLFIRVVDDFLAWLAHPTLDHAAIRAVLNDVERANAATHGYGSRVFLRNLHECFEKLSERPATDAERREIEELAAALVFDEVELMPEVAETLADLGTRHELALLTKGDDTEQRRKLAASGLAGHFGSVHVVREKDLPTYLALTESLSLDPATTWMIGNSPKSDIIPARRAGWNAVFIPHPHTWELEHAALDPADTGVLELPSFTTLRNHF